The DNA region GTGATGTCATCAGCCGAGGCCGAACCACCCGTGTGGAAGGTGCGCATCGTGAGCTGCGTTCCGGGCTCACCGATCGACTGGGCCGCGATGATGCCGACGGCCTCTCCGATGTCGACGAGCTTTCCGGTCGCGAGCGAACGGCCGTAGCACTGCGCGCAGACGCCGACAGCCGAGTCGCAGGTGAGCACGGAGCGCACCTTGATGGTCTCCACACCCGCCTCGATCAGCGTGTTCAGCAGCACGTCGCCCACGTCGTCGCCGGCGGCGGCGAGCACGTTGCCCTGCGCGTCGACCGCGTCAGAGGCCAGCGTCCGGGAGAACACGGAGTTCTCCACGTTCGGGTCCTTGACGAGGACGCCGTCGGCACCGGCAGCTGCGATCGGCAGCTCGAGGCCCTTCGACGTGCCGCAGTCGTCCTCGCGGATGATGACATCCTGCGAGACGTCCACGAGACGACGGGTGAGGTATCCCGAGTCGGCCGTACGGAGGGCCGTGTCGGCCAGACCCTTGCGGGCACCGTGCGTCGCGATGAAGTACTCCGCCACCGACAGACCCTCGCGGTACGAGGAGATGATCGGACGGGGGATGATCTCACCCTTGGGGTTGTTCACCAGGCCACGCATACCCGCGATGTTGCGGATCTGCAGCCAGTTACCACGAGCACCGGACGAGACCATGCGGTTGATGGTGTTGTCCTCGGGGAAGTTCGCCCGCATCGCGGTCTGCACTTCCTCGGTCGCCTCGGTCCAGATCTTGATGAGCTCCTGGCGACGCTCCGAGTCGGTGGTCAGACCCTTCTCGTACTGCGACTGCACCTTGGCGGCGGCCTTCTCGTGGCGTGCCACGATGGCGGGCTTGTCCGGCGGGGTGAGGATGTCGCTCAGCGCGACCGTCACGCCCGAACGGGTGGCCCAGTAGAAGCCGGCGTCCTTGATGCGGTCCAGCGTCGCGGCGACCTCGACCTTGGGGTATTCCTCGGCGAGCTTGTTCACGATCTCGGAGAGCTTGCCCTTGTCGGCCTGCGTGCGCACGAACGGGTAGCCCTTGGGGAGCGTGTCGTTGAAGATCGCCTGACCCAGCGAGGTCTCCACGAGCCCGTTGCGCTCGTACGCCGCGATGGACTCCGGCGTGTCGCCTTCGGCCTCGAGGAACGTCAGACCGGGGATGCGCATGCGCACCTTGGCCTGCAGATCCAGCGTGCCCTCGTCCTTGGCCAGGATGGCCTCGCCGACCGAGCCGAACGCGCGGCCTTCGCCCTTCGCGCCCTGCTTGACCGTCGTGAGGTGGTGCAGACCGATGATCATGTCCTGCGAGGGCAGGGTCACCGGACGACCGTCCGAGGGCTTCAGGATGTTGTTCGAGGCGAGCATCAGGATGCGGGCCTCGGCCTGGGCCTCGACCGAGAGCGGCAGGTGGACGGCCATCTGGTCGCCGTCGAAGTCCGCGTTGAACGCGGCACACACGAGCGGGTGCAGCTGGATCGCCTTGCCCTCCACGAGCTGGGGCTCGAACGCCTGGATGCCGAGACGGTGCAGCGTGGGCGCGCGGTTCAGCAGCACGGGGCGCTCGCGGATGATCTCCTCGAGCACGTCCCACACCTCGGGGCGCGTGCGCTCCACGGCGCGCTTGGCGGCCTTGATGTTCTGCGAGTGACCGAGGTCGATCAGGCGCTTGATGACGAACGGCTTGAACAGCTCGAGCGCCATCTGCTTGGGCAGGCCGCACTGGTGCAGCTTGAGCTGCGGACCGACGACGATGACCGAACGGCCGGAGTAGTCGACACGCTTTCCGAGCAGGTTCTGGCGGAAGCGGCCCTGCTTGCCCTTGAGCATGTCGCTCAGGGACTTCAGTGCACGGTTGCCGGTACCGGTGACGGGGCGTCCGCGGCGGCCGTTGTCGAACAGCGCGTCGACGGCCTCCTGCAGCATCCGCTTCTCGTTGTTGACGATGATCTCGGGTGCACCCAGATCGATCAGGCGACGGAGGCGGTTGTTGCGGTTGATCACACGGCGGTACAGGTCGTTCAGGTCGGAGGTCGCGAAACGGCCACCGTCCAGCTGCACCATCGGACGCAGCTCCGGCGGGATGACCGGGACGACGTCCAGGACCATCGATGCCGGGCTCATGCCGGTCTGCAGGAACGCGCTGACGACCTTGAGACGCTTGATCGCGCGGATCTTGCGCTGGCCCTTGCCCTCGGAGATCTGCAGGCGCAGGTTCTCGGACTCGGCCTGCAGGTCGAACGCCTCCAGGCGACGCTTGATCGACTCGGCGCCCATGTGGGCCTCGAAGTACTGACCGAAGCGGTCCTGGAGCTCGTGGAAGATCTCGTCCTCGCCCTTCAGATCGCCAACGGACAGGGTGCGGAAGTCCTCCCACACCTTCTCCAGACGGACGATCTGGTCATCGAAGGACTTGCGGATTCCCGCCATGTCCTTCTCGGCGGCATCCTTGACCTTCTTCTTCTGGTCTGCCTTGGCGCCCTCTTCCTCCAGGGCTGCCAGCTCCTCCTCCAGCTTGTGCAGGCGCGTGGCGATGCGCGAGTCGCGCCGGTCGCCGAGCGTCTTCAGCTCGAGACGGATGTTGTTCTCCTGCGTCGCGAGGTCGCGGTGACGCGCCTCCTCATCGACGGAGATCACCATGTACGCGGCGAAGTAGATGACCTTCTCGAGGTCCTTCGGCGCCATGTCCAGCAGGTATCCGAGGCGCGAGGGGACGCCCTTGAAGTACCAGATGTGGGTGACCGGAGCGGCGAGCTCGATGTGGCCCATGCGCTCACGACGGACGGAGGACTTGGTGACCTCCACGCCGCAGCGCTCGCAGACGATGCCCTTGAACCGGACGCGCTTGTACTTTCCGCACGCGCACTCCCAGTCGCGGGAGGGCCCGAAGATCTGCTCTCCGAAGAGGCCGTCCTTCTCGGGCTTGAGCGTGCGGTAGTTGATTGTCTCGGGCTTCTTGACCTCGCCGAACGACCAACGACGGATGTCGTCAGCAGTGGCTAGGCCGATGCGAAGCTGATCGAAAGTGTTTGATTCGAGCACTGGTTCTCCTGTGTGCTTTAAAAACTTCGGTGATTGAGTAGGCGGCTGCGCCGCCGTATCGAAATCGGTGCCGGAATCAGATCTCGTCGATGGACGAGGATTCGAAGCGGCTGGAGATGTTGATGCCGAGCTCTTCAGCAGCACGGAAGGCGTCGTCGTCGGTGTCGCGGAGGTTGACCGCAGTGCCGTCGGCCGAGAGGACCTCGACGTTCAGGCAGAGCGACTGCATCTCCTTCATGAGCACCTTGAACGACTCGGGGATGCCGGGCTCCTGGATGTTCTCGCCCTTGACGATCGCCTCGTACACCTTGACGCGGCCGAGGATGTCGTCGGACTTGATCGTGAGGAGCTCCTGGAGCGCGTATGCCGCACCGTAGGCCTCGAGGGCCCACACCTCCATCTCACCGAAGCGCTGTCCGCCGAACTGCGCCTTTCCACCCAGCGGCTGCTGGGTGATCATCGAGTACGGACCCGTCGAGCGCGCGTGGATCTTGTCGTCAACGAGGTGGTGCAGCTTCAGGATGTACATGTAGCCGACCGAGACCGGCGCCGGGAACGGCTCACCCGAACGACCGTCGAACAGCAGGGTCTTGCCGGTCGAATCGATCAGGCGGTCGCCGTCGCGGGTGGGGTTCGTCGAGTCCAGCAGACCGGCGATCTCCTCCTCGGCGGCACCGTCGAACACCGGAGTGGCGACCTTGGTGCCGGGCGCGGCTTCGAAGGCCTGCGCCGGCAGGTGCTTGGCCCACGTCGGCTTGCCTTCGACCTTCCAGCCCTGCTGGGCGATCCAGCCGAGGTGAAGCTCCAGCACCTGGCCGAAGTTCATTCGACCGGGGATGCCGAGCGGGTTCAGGATGACCTGGACCGGCGTGCCGTCCGCGAGGAACGGCATGTCCTCGACGGGCAGGATCTTCGCGATGACACCCTTGTTGCCGTGGCGTCCGGCGAGCTTGTCGCCCTCGGTGATCTTGCGCTTCTGGGCGATGTAGACCACGACCCGGCGGTTGACGCCGGAGCCGAGCTCGTCGTCGCCGTCCTCGGCGTTGAACTCCTTGACCGCGATGATCGTGCCCTGCTCGCCGTGAGGCACCTTCAGGGACGTGTCGCGGACCTCGCGGCTCTTCTCGTTGAAGATCGCGCGCAGCAGGCGCTCCTCGGCCGAGAGCTCGGTCTCGCCCTTGGGCGTGACCTTGCCGACGAGGATGTCACCGGGCCGAACCTCGGCGCCGATGCGGATGATGCCGCGCTCGTCGAGGTCCTTCAGCAGATCCGGGCTCACGTTGGGGAGATCACGGGTGATCTCCTCCTTGCCGAGCTTGGTGTCGCGGGAGTCCACTTCGTACTCCTCGATGTGGATCGAGGAGAGGGTGTCGTCCTTGACCAGGTCCTGGCTGAGGATGATCGCGTCTTCGAAGTTGTGACCCTCCCAGGTCATGAACGCCACGAGGAGGTTCTTGCCGAGCGCGAGCTCGCCGTTCTCCGTCGCGGGACCATCCGCGATGACCTGACCGGCCTCGACGCGCTCTCCGGCCGAGACCACGACGCGCTGGTTGTAGCTGGTGCCCTGGTTGGAGCGGTCGAACTTGCGCAGGAAGTACTGCTGCGTGCCGCCCTCGTCCAGCTGCACGGTCACGACGTCCGCAGACACCTCGAGGACGACGCCCGCCTTCTCGGTGGTGACGACATCGCCGGCGTCGATGGCCGCGAAGCCCTCCATGCCGGTGCCCACCACGGGCGACTCGGAACGCAGGAGCGGAACGGCCTGGCGCTGCATGTTCGCACCCATGAGGGCGCGGTTCGCGTCGTCGTGCTCGAGGAACGGGATCAGCGAGGTCGCGACCGACACCATCTGGCGCGGCGAGACATCCATGTAGCCGATCTCGTCCGCGTGGAAGAGGTCGACCTCTCCGCCCTTCTTGCGGGCCAGGACGCGGTCCTCCGTGAAGTGACCGTCCGCCTTCAGAGGCGCGTTGGCCTGGGCGACGATGTAGTCCTCTTCGACGCTGGCCGTGAGGTAGTCGATCTGGTCGGTGACCCGGCCGTCGACCACCTTGCGGTACGGCGTCTCGATGAAGCCGAACGAGTTGATGCGCGCGAACGATGCGAGCGATCCGATCAGGCCGATGTTCGGGCCTTCCGGGGTCTCGATCGGGCACATGCGACCGTAGTGCGACGGGTGGACGTCACGGACCTCGACGCCGGCGCGCTCACGCGACAGACCACCGGGGCCGAGCGCGGAGAGGCGACGCTTGTGGGTCAGACCCGCGAGCGGGTTGTTCTGGTCCATGAACTGCGACAGCTGAGACGTTCCGAAGAACTCCTTGATCGCGGCGACGACGGGGCGCACGTTGATCAGGGTCTGCGGCGTGATCGCCTCGATGTCCTGCGTGGTCATGCGCTCGCGGACGACGCGCTCCATGCGCGACAGGCCGGTGCGGACCTGGTTCTGGATCAGCTCGCCGACCGCGCGGATGCGACGGTTGCCGAAGTTGTCGATGTCGTCGATGTCCATGCGGATCTCGGCCGGCTTGCCGCCGCGGAGACCGTTGAACGTCGTGTCGCCGCGGTGCAGGCGGACGAGGTACTTGATCGTCGCGACGATGTCGGCGACGGTCAGGACCGAGTCCGACAGGGGCGCGTCCAGGCCGAGCTTCTGGTTGATCTTGTAACGACCGACCTTCGCCAGGTCGTAGCGCTTGGAGTTGAAGTAGAAGTTGTCCAGCAGCGCACGGGCAGCCTCGGCGGCGACCTGCTCGCCCGGGCGCAGCTTGCGGTAGATGTCGCGGAGCGCATCCTCCTTGGAGAGGATGGTGTCCTTCGCGAGGGTCTCCTCGATCGAGTCGAATCCGGCGAACTCCTCGAGGATCTCCTCGCTGGTCAGACCCAGCGCCTTGAGGAACACGGTGACCGACTGCTTGCGCTTGCGGTCGATGCGCACGCCGACCTGGTCGCGCTTGTCGATCTCGAACTCGAGCCATGCGCCACGGCTGGGGATGATGCGCGCCGAGACGATGTCCTTGTCGGAGGTCTTGTCCGGGGTCCGGTCGAAGTACACACCGGGCGAGCGGACCAGCTGCGAGACCACGACACGCTCGGTGCCGTTGATGATGAACGTGCCCTTGCCGGTCTGGAGCGGGAAGTCGCCCATGAAGACCGTCTGGGTCTTGATCTCACCGGTCTGGTGGTTCATGAACTCGGCCTCGACGTACAGCGGGGCGGCGTAGGTCTTGCCGCGCTCCTTGCACTCGTCGATGGAGTACTTCTCCGGCTCGAGGTACGGGTTGGTGAACGAGAGCTGCATGGTCTCGCTCAGATCCTCGATCGGCGAGATCTCCTCGAAGATCTCCTCGAGGCCGCTGATCTCAGGCACGTCGGTGCGGCCGGTGCTCTTGGCCTCGGCCACGCGCGCCTTCCACTGCTCGTTGCCGACGAGCCAGTCGAAGGACTCCGTCTGCAGCGCGAGAAGGTCAGGGACCGTCAGCGTGTCTGTGATCTTGGCGAACGAGAGGCGGGATGCTCCGCGGCCGTTCTTGATGGTGGGGGTGGTAGATGCGTTGCGCGCAGCAGCCAAGGGGATTACCTCCGTGGGCCCGGGGCGGGGCTCGTTTCCTTGTCGTCAGGGTGGAGTGCTCATTTGTCCCCGAAACCTGGGCGCCACACTCCGCTTCAGAAAGGTGAGTTCGAGAAGCGGGGGCACGCAGGCACAGCCGACCACCATATGAGGGCAGGGGGAATCCAAGAGCGCAAGGAACAACTATACCCGGTATGCCACGCCGTGTCCAGTCGAGTTCTTGAAAAGATCGCTCTCGTACGGTATAACGCGACCTGAGGCCCCGCATTCCCCGATCGGCAGGTCTTCCCGTACCACGACAGCGGGCACGCACGCGTCGGACGGGACGCGTGCCCGGCGGGACGGATGCCGCGGATCCCACCCCGTTCCGCCCCGCGCAGCCCGAGGATCGGCACGGCATCCCCTCTGGTGCATACGGCCGAATACAGGCGATGATGGCGTCATGACTGGGGCTCGAGAGCCCGTGATCCGCACGCCCGACCAGCGGATCCGGGTGTTCGTGAGTTCGACCCTGCGCGAACTCGCCGAGGAACGCCGCGCCGTCCGCGCCGCGATCGAACGCATGCAGCTGGCTCCGGTCATGTTCGAGCTCGGCGCCCGCCCGCACCCGCCCCGAGAGCTCTACCGCTCCTACCTGGCCCAGAGCGACGTCTTCATCGGCATCTACGCCGACAGCTACGGCTGGATCGCCCCCGACGAGCAGATCTCCGGACTCGAAGACGAATACACCCTGGCCCCCCGCCAGATGCCCAAACTCATCTACATCAAAAGGAGCGATCGCCGCGAGCCGCGTCTGCGCGACCTCATCACCCGCATCCAGATCGACGACACCGCCGCCTACCTCCCCTTCGACTCCCCGGAACAGCTCGGCACCCAGGTCAGCGCCGATCTGGCCACGCTGCTGGCGGAACGGTTCGACGAGTCCCGCGCGCTCGCGGCGCCGCTGGAGTCGGATGCCGCGACCTCGCTGATCGCCCGGGTGCCTGCCCCGTACACCACGACGATCGGCCGCGAGCGTGAGATCGCCGAGGTCCGCGAGCTGCTCTCCCGCGGCACCGACCGCGTGATCAGCCTGATCGGCCCGGGCGGCATCGGCAAGAGCCGCCTGGCCATCGAGGTCGCACTCGCCGCCCGCGGGCTGTTCCCGGACGGCGTGTACTTCGTCGGGCTCGAGAACGTCCTGGAGCCGGGCCTGCTGCTGCCCACCATCGCGTACACGCTGGGGATCCGGGACAACGGAGAAGCGGTACTCGAGGAGCGCATCTCCCGCGCGCTCGCCGAGCGCAACGTGCTGCTCGTGCTGGACAACTTCGAGCAGATCGTCGATGCGGCCCCCGTGCTGGTGCGGCTGTACACGGTGGCCCCGACCGCGAGCTTCCTCGTGACCAGCCGCATCGTGCTGCGCATCCGGGGCGAGCAGGTGTACGACGTGCGCGCGCTGGGCACGCCCGGCCCGAACGCCCCGGGCACCCTGGAGCGCGCGCGGCAGTCCACGGCGGTTCAGCTGTTCGTCGATCGCGCCCAGGCCGCCAAGCCGTCCTTCGCGCTCACGGAGGACAACGCCGGTGCCGTCATGGACATCTGCCGGCGGCTCGAGGGGCTCCCGCTCGCGATCGAGCTGGCGGCCGCGAAGCTGCGGATACTCACCCCCGCCGGCATCGCCGAGCGGCTCAAGCAGAGCCTGCCCCTGCTGACGGCGGCCGTCCGCGATCTGCCGGACCGGCACCGGACGATGCGCGCCACCCTGGACTGGAGCGTCGGCCTGCTTGCGGCGCAGGACCGCGCACTGCTGGAGGACCTCGGGGTGTTCGCCGAGCGCTTCTCGCTCGAGGCGGTGGAAGCGATCGGCGTCGGGCGCTCGTGGGACGGCCACGCCATCGACGCGATCACCGCCCTGATCGACGGCTCGCTGGTCACGCAGAGCGAG from Microbacterium sp. zg-B185 includes:
- a CDS encoding DNA-directed RNA polymerase subunit beta', with product MLESNTFDQLRIGLATADDIRRWSFGEVKKPETINYRTLKPEKDGLFGEQIFGPSRDWECACGKYKRVRFKGIVCERCGVEVTKSSVRRERMGHIELAAPVTHIWYFKGVPSRLGYLLDMAPKDLEKVIYFAAYMVISVDEEARHRDLATQENNIRLELKTLGDRRDSRIATRLHKLEEELAALEEEGAKADQKKKVKDAAEKDMAGIRKSFDDQIVRLEKVWEDFRTLSVGDLKGEDEIFHELQDRFGQYFEAHMGAESIKRRLEAFDLQAESENLRLQISEGKGQRKIRAIKRLKVVSAFLQTGMSPASMVLDVVPVIPPELRPMVQLDGGRFATSDLNDLYRRVINRNNRLRRLIDLGAPEIIVNNEKRMLQEAVDALFDNGRRGRPVTGTGNRALKSLSDMLKGKQGRFRQNLLGKRVDYSGRSVIVVGPQLKLHQCGLPKQMALELFKPFVIKRLIDLGHSQNIKAAKRAVERTRPEVWDVLEEIIRERPVLLNRAPTLHRLGIQAFEPQLVEGKAIQLHPLVCAAFNADFDGDQMAVHLPLSVEAQAEARILMLASNNILKPSDGRPVTLPSQDMIIGLHHLTTVKQGAKGEGRAFGSVGEAILAKDEGTLDLQAKVRMRIPGLTFLEAEGDTPESIAAYERNGLVETSLGQAIFNDTLPKGYPFVRTQADKGKLSEIVNKLAEEYPKVEVAATLDRIKDAGFYWATRSGVTVALSDILTPPDKPAIVARHEKAAAKVQSQYEKGLTTDSERRQELIKIWTEATEEVQTAMRANFPEDNTINRMVSSGARGNWLQIRNIAGMRGLVNNPKGEIIPRPIISSYREGLSVAEYFIATHGARKGLADTALRTADSGYLTRRLVDVSQDVIIREDDCGTSKGLELPIAAAGADGVLVKDPNVENSVFSRTLASDAVDAQGNVLAAAGDDVGDVLLNTLIEAGVETIKVRSVLTCDSAVGVCAQCYGRSLATGKLVDIGEAVGIIAAQSIGEPGTQLTMRTFHTGGSASADDITQGLPRVQELFEARTPKGASPIAESDGRITIEESDRAKKVILTPDNGEEPHVYPVLRRATLLVEDGQHVTVGQPILVGTLDPKEVMRVMGAREVQRYLVNGVQGVYRSQGVPIHDKHIEVIVRQMLRKVTVVDHGETTLLPGELVDFKKYQSMNRAAVAEGKRPASGRPELMGITKASLATESWLSAASFQETTRVLTQAAMEGKSDPLLGLKENVIIGKLIPAGTGLAKYRNVVVEATEEAKSERYPNRIFASDGAYSDADLSYVDFDSFSTDDFTPGTYN
- a CDS encoding DUF4062 domain-containing protein, producing the protein MTGAREPVIRTPDQRIRVFVSSTLRELAEERRAVRAAIERMQLAPVMFELGARPHPPRELYRSYLAQSDVFIGIYADSYGWIAPDEQISGLEDEYTLAPRQMPKLIYIKRSDRREPRLRDLITRIQIDDTAAYLPFDSPEQLGTQVSADLATLLAERFDESRALAAPLESDAATSLIARVPAPYTTTIGREREIAEVRELLSRGTDRVISLIGPGGIGKSRLAIEVALAARGLFPDGVYFVGLENVLEPGLLLPTIAYTLGIRDNGEAVLEERISRALAERNVLLVLDNFEQIVDAAPVLVRLYTVAPTASFLVTSRIVLRIRGEQVYDVRALGTPGPNAPGTLERARQSTAVQLFVDRAQAAKPSFALTEDNAGAVMDICRRLEGLPLAIELAAAKLRILTPAGIAERLKQSLPLLTAAVRDLPDRHRTMRATLDWSVGLLAAQDRALLEDLGVFAERFSLEAVEAIGVGRSWDGHAIDAITALIDGSLVTQSEVQGRPVLSLLAIVREYALGRLKERGEADVMRAAHADYYTALVRRDGGDLRSTSQAATLAALTVELANLRAAIRHLVYTDRLDDAAEFAWGLLIYWWIMGLFGGVRVWMLELLGKEQPIRSRSRAIAWFFALWGEMWQRPSEEVVAGLAECVRLFTDSGDEDAAAMALAARATARVQLPQPDIETASRELDDAVERLHRLGNSWGEAITQVSLGRVAWLRGSREDALTHFQRASAVADAGGDLFTRSVAGNQIGRLLLVGGQVAEAEEVFRRTLVDSVTLHHEEGVAYGLEGICAIAAAHGDARRAGALSAAAAAIRHRIGVFDVEAFTVHELSLDAVRRSDPDAVAAGEREGVQLTMAEAVALALPEPERALATEALSHW
- a CDS encoding DNA-directed RNA polymerase subunit beta, whose amino-acid sequence is MAAARNASTTPTIKNGRGASRLSFAKITDTLTVPDLLALQTESFDWLVGNEQWKARVAEAKSTGRTDVPEISGLEEIFEEISPIEDLSETMQLSFTNPYLEPEKYSIDECKERGKTYAAPLYVEAEFMNHQTGEIKTQTVFMGDFPLQTGKGTFIINGTERVVVSQLVRSPGVYFDRTPDKTSDKDIVSARIIPSRGAWLEFEIDKRDQVGVRIDRKRKQSVTVFLKALGLTSEEILEEFAGFDSIEETLAKDTILSKEDALRDIYRKLRPGEQVAAEAARALLDNFYFNSKRYDLAKVGRYKINQKLGLDAPLSDSVLTVADIVATIKYLVRLHRGDTTFNGLRGGKPAEIRMDIDDIDNFGNRRIRAVGELIQNQVRTGLSRMERVVRERMTTQDIEAITPQTLINVRPVVAAIKEFFGTSQLSQFMDQNNPLAGLTHKRRLSALGPGGLSRERAGVEVRDVHPSHYGRMCPIETPEGPNIGLIGSLASFARINSFGFIETPYRKVVDGRVTDQIDYLTASVEEDYIVAQANAPLKADGHFTEDRVLARKKGGEVDLFHADEIGYMDVSPRQMVSVATSLIPFLEHDDANRALMGANMQRQAVPLLRSESPVVGTGMEGFAAIDAGDVVTTEKAGVVLEVSADVVTVQLDEGGTQQYFLRKFDRSNQGTSYNQRVVVSAGERVEAGQVIADGPATENGELALGKNLLVAFMTWEGHNFEDAIILSQDLVKDDTLSSIHIEEYEVDSRDTKLGKEEITRDLPNVSPDLLKDLDERGIIRIGAEVRPGDILVGKVTPKGETELSAEERLLRAIFNEKSREVRDTSLKVPHGEQGTIIAVKEFNAEDGDDELGSGVNRRVVVYIAQKRKITEGDKLAGRHGNKGVIAKILPVEDMPFLADGTPVQVILNPLGIPGRMNFGQVLELHLGWIAQQGWKVEGKPTWAKHLPAQAFEAAPGTKVATPVFDGAAEEEIAGLLDSTNPTRDGDRLIDSTGKTLLFDGRSGEPFPAPVSVGYMYILKLHHLVDDKIHARSTGPYSMITQQPLGGKAQFGGQRFGEMEVWALEAYGAAYALQELLTIKSDDILGRVKVYEAIVKGENIQEPGIPESFKVLMKEMQSLCLNVEVLSADGTAVNLRDTDDDAFRAAEELGINISSRFESSSIDEI